Sequence from the Oceanispirochaeta sp. M1 genome:
TTGAGGCTTTATTCTATACTTCCCTACGTTCCTACAGAGATATCAATTCCTTAAAGAAACAGCGCAGTAATATTGAACAGCTTGTAGATTCCATTACAAGTATAAGTACCGCCAAGAATCTGCCTGAATTTGCATCCTCTCTGTTAAAACAGATAGAAGGCTTCACCGGTACCGATCGCGGCCAGCTTCTTCTGGAACCAACGGAAAGTTTTACTGTATCCAAAGGGAGACAGAAGACAAGAGTCCTGGCAATGACTCCCGAAAGTATAAATATTTATCAGGAAGAGGATATGCAGAGTCTTGAAGGGCGTATCCACGACCTTATTAATAACAGTATGATTAATCATCAGGATATCAAAGAACATCCTTACTATATCCATTATCAGAAGACCCAGAGGGGAAATGAGATTATTATGGCTTTGAAGAGCCGGGAGCCTTTGACTGAGGAGGATGAAAAGCTTTTGAATCTGTTTTCATCTAATGTTTCTCTGTCCTATGAAAATCTGATGCTTCATGATGAAATACAGGAGAGTCAGCGACTGCTTATCCGTCTTCTCGGAGGTGCAATGGAGAGCCGTTCCAGGGAAACAGGTTCTCATGTTAACCGTGTGGGAGACTTCGCTGCATTTCTTGCAGAGCTCTACGGTAAAACAGCGGATTTTATTGAGTGTATCCAGATGGCGGCTCCTCTGCATGATGTAGGAAAAGTCGGAACCCCCGATGCCATTTTGAATAAGCCGGGAGCACTGACTGCTGAAGAGTGGATCACTATGAAAGAGCACTCCATGGAAGGGTATGAAATCTTGAAAAATACAGATAATCCCATAATAAATATGGCTGCCCGTATTGCCCTTGATCATCATGAACGATGGGACGGCGGTGGCTATCCCGGTGGCAAGATTGCTGAAGACATTTCTGTAGAGGGACAGATTGTCAGTCTTGTGGATGTGACGGATGCCCTTCTTTCAAACAGATGTTATAAAAAGGCATGGCCCTTTGAAAAAGCCGTGGGAATAATAGAAGAAGGCTCGGGAACACAGTTTAATCCTGAACTGGTTGAGCTGTTTGTTCAGAATAAAGATGCCTTTCTGGAAATATTCAATAAAAATCCGGATTGATTATGGGAAAAAGCAGCCTGACTCTTATCCTGTTTTTGACAGTTTTCGGAAATGTCTTTTCTCTGGAGAAGTCTGAGATCTTTCAATCTCTCACCGTTGATGAGGGACTTGCTCAGAACTCAGTAATTGTCATTGAAGAGGATAGTTACGGTTTTTTATGGATAGGCACCCAGGCAGGTTTTACCCGCTGGAATGGAACAACTCTCATTAACTATCCCCGTAAGGACATCGATGCCTTTCCCCCGGGATTTGTAAATCTTATAAACTCAACTTTCGCAGTAAACATTGTTAGATAAATCCACTCAAAGAATCCGAGAAAGATTCCATCCATTTATCCAATATTCTATTGATATAATCTTCTACCAGTAAAAATTGATTTTCCAGGATTATTTTAATCTGCCTGAAAAGTGATATCAATTATTACCAGAGAAAAAATTTAGGTTAAGATTACTTATTATACCTAAACTATTGCCTATCTCTTTTTATTGAAAGGAATTAACAATTATAAAAGTTGAGTCATTAATAAAGCATTTGATTCATCTCTTTCGGATTTATATATATATTTATTTCCCTTTGTCTTCATCAACGGGAAATGATTCAAGAAAATTCCGATATCTTTCCAGAATTTGCCCCATTATAGGTTCGAGTTCATCAGGTTGGATAACAAGAAGATCTCCTGTTTCAACTTTTGAGAAAACATAATCCAATGCTATCTCTGATTTTAAAACAATTTTAATATTTTCTTCTTTGGTTCCTTCAGAAATTAAACCTTTGCGAACCAATTCACAAGTTTCCCCCAGGGGTCTATTCCGTGGATCAAAATCAGCCAGGACTATGTACTCATATAGTTTTGCCAGCGTTTTTCCCAATAATATTAATTGTTCATCGGTTCTATTTCCCGTACCGTGACATAAGGCAATTTTTCGTCCTTGAGAAAGACAAGGTAATAATTTTGACAATGCCCGGGCTGAATCCGGATTATGACCATAATCAATTAGGACTTTATATTTTTGAAAGTCAAATAAATTCATACGTCCAGGATTTTGATTAGCTGAAGGATAAAAAGTCTGAATA
This genomic interval carries:
- a CDS encoding DUF3369 domain-containing protein; this translates as MDWLKKTDASEGNTKKTKLSPWNILIVDDDDQIHLITRQALRRFTFQDRTLKFYSAYSAGEARDFLVSEENQFAVILLDVVMEEDDSGLKLADFIRHECKNSYTRIILRTGQPGVAPEYSVIKDYDIDAYKNKTELKQSDLEALFYTSLRSYRDINSLKKQRSNIEQLVDSITSISTAKNLPEFASSLLKQIEGFTGTDRGQLLLEPTESFTVSKGRQKTRVLAMTPESINIYQEEDMQSLEGRIHDLINNSMINHQDIKEHPYYIHYQKTQRGNEIIMALKSREPLTEEDEKLLNLFSSNVSLSYENLMLHDEIQESQRLLIRLLGGAMESRSRETGSHVNRVGDFAAFLAELYGKTADFIECIQMAAPLHDVGKVGTPDAILNKPGALTAEEWITMKEHSMEGYEILKNTDNPIINMAARIALDHHERWDGGGYPGGKIAEDISVEGQIVSLVDVTDALLSNRCYKKAWPFEKAVGIIEEGSGTQFNPELVELFVQNKDAFLEIFNKNPD
- a CDS encoding two-component regulator propeller domain-containing protein; translation: MGKSSLTLILFLTVFGNVFSLEKSEIFQSLTVDEGLAQNSVIVIEEDSYGFLWIGTQAGFTRWNGTTLINYPRKDIDAFPPGFVNLINSTFAVNIVR